The Parvibaculaceae bacterium PLY_AMNH_Bact1 genome window below encodes:
- a CDS encoding SDR family NAD(P)-dependent oxidoreductase (Derived by automated computational analysis using gene prediction method: Protein Homology.) codes for MEKVCLVLGAGAGIGGSVGRRFAGDGYYSVLCRRSDQSGLDKMVEQIGTEGGKAKGHLLDATEPDVIEDLIVQTEQDTGPIDTVVFNLGAQIGNRSITDTSYKAFERCWRIATFSLFRLAHTIAPIMAERGNGNILVTSATAAVRGNAGQHAHAAAVGGRRMLCQSLNAELAPQGIHVAHVLVDGAVDAPDTLGKLLGPEAFQKLREERGLEHDGLLLPEKIAETYLHLAQQHRSAWTHEIDLRSFSDQPWWNT; via the coding sequence ATGGAAAAGGTCTGTTTGGTTTTGGGGGCGGGCGCCGGTATTGGCGGGAGTGTTGGCCGCAGGTTTGCGGGCGATGGATATTATTCAGTCCTCTGTCGACGGAGCGACCAGAGCGGATTGGATAAGATGGTTGAGCAAATCGGGACCGAGGGAGGCAAGGCAAAGGGACATCTTCTGGACGCGACGGAGCCCGACGTGATCGAGGATCTGATTGTTCAGACAGAACAGGATACAGGTCCCATCGATACGGTGGTTTTCAACCTAGGCGCCCAGATCGGCAATCGGTCTATCACGGACACCAGCTACAAAGCTTTTGAAAGATGTTGGCGTATCGCGACCTTTTCCCTGTTTCGGCTCGCTCACACAATTGCGCCGATCATGGCGGAGCGGGGCAACGGCAATATTCTCGTCACGTCGGCGACTGCTGCTGTCCGTGGAAACGCGGGTCAGCATGCGCACGCGGCGGCTGTGGGCGGTCGGCGCATGCTGTGCCAGTCTCTCAATGCTGAACTGGCGCCTCAGGGCATCCACGTGGCGCATGTCCTGGTTGATGGGGCTGTTGATGCACCAGACACACTGGGCAAACTACTCGGACCAGAGGCATTCCAGAAACTCCGCGAGGAGCGGGGCTTGGAACATGATGGCTTATTACTGCCTGAGAAAATAGCCGAAACCTACCTCCATCTCGCCCAGCAACACCGCAGCGCTTGGACCCACGAGATAGATCTGCGATCATTCTCAGATCAGCCTTGGTGGAACACCTGA